One window of the Procambarus clarkii isolate CNS0578487 chromosome 27, FALCON_Pclarkii_2.0, whole genome shotgun sequence genome contains the following:
- the LOC138369150 gene encoding filaggrin-like codes for MKVDDLDSFFMHDIRTLDSVSGINTDITDFEKEVDSMTVLSYLGSRLAELHCQQAADTPDTASRPQTRRTLPAGRRHAGHCQQAADTPDTASRPQTRRTLPAGRRHAGHCQQAADTPDTASRPQTRRTLPAGRRHAGHCQQAADTPDTASRPQTRRTLPAGRRHAGHCQQAADTPDTASRPQTRRTLPAGRRHAGHCQQAADTPDTASRPQTRRTLPAGRRHAGHCQQAADTPDTASRPQTRRTLPAGRRHAGHCQQAADTPDTASRPQTRRTLPAGRRHAGHCQQAADTPDTASRPQTRRTLPAGRRHAGHCQQAADTPDTASRPQTRRTLPAGRRHAGHCQQAADTPDTASRPQTRRTLPAGRRHAGHCQQAADTPDTASRPQTRRTLPAGRRHAGHCQQAAYTPDTASRPLTRRTLPAGRLHAGHCQQAADTPDTASRPQTRRTLPAGRRHAGHCQQAADTPDTASRPLTRRTLPAGRRHAVHCQQAADTPYTASRPQTRRTLPAGRRHAGHCQQAADTPDTASRPLTRRTLPAGRRHAGHCQQAAYTPDTASRPQTRRTLPAGRRHAGHCQQAADTPDTASRPQTRRTLPASRLHAGHCQQAADTPDTASRPQPRRTLPAGRSHAGHCQQAADTPDTASRPQTRRTLPAGRRHAGHCQQAADTPDTASRPQTRRTLPAGRRHAGHCQQAADTPDTASRPQTRRTLPAGRRHAGHCQQAADTPDTASRPQTRRTLPAGRRHAGHCQQAADTPDTASRPQTRRTLPAGRRHAGHCQQAADTPDTASRPQTRRTLPAGRRHAGHCQQAADTPDTASRPQTRRTLPAGRRHAGHCQQAADTPDTASRPQTRRTLPAGRRHAGHCQQAADTPDTASRPQTRRTLPAGRRHAGHCQQAADTPDTASRPQTRRTLPAGRRHPGHCQQAADTPDTASRPQTSQSSQTPPP; via the exons atgaaagtggacgatctagacagcttctttatgcatgatatccGAACCCTTGACAGTGTATCTGGTATCAACACGGACATTACAGATTTTGAAAAAGAAGTTGACAGCATGACCGTGCTCTCCTACCTGGGGTCCAGACTTGCGgaatt ACACTGCCAGCAGGCCGCAGACACGCCGGACACTGCCAGCAGGCCGCAGACACGCCGGACACTGCCAGCAGGCCGCAGACACGCCGGACACTGCCAGCAGGCCGCAGACACGCCGGACACTGCCAGCAGGCCGCAGACACGCCGGACACTGCCAGCAGGCCGCAGACACGCCGGACACTGCCAGCAGGCCGCAGACACGCCGGACACTGCCAGCAGGCCGCAGACACGCCGGACACTGCCAGCAGGCCGCAGACACGCCGGACACTGCCAGCAGGCCGCAGACACGCCGGACACTGCCAGCAGGCCGCAGACACGCCGGACACTGCCAGCAGGCCGCAGACACGCCGGACACTGCCAGCAGGCCGCAGACACGCCGGACACTGCCAGCAGGCCGCAGACACGCCGGACACTGCCAGCAGGCCGCAGACACGCCGGACACTGCCAGCAGGCCGCAGACACGCCGGACACTGCCAGCAGGCCGCAGACACGCCGGACACTGCCAGCAGGCCGCAGACACGCCGGACACTGCCAGCAGGCCGCAGACACGCCGGACACTGCCAGCAGGCCGCAGACACGCCGGACACTGCCAGCAGGCCGCAGACACGCCGGACACTGCCAGCAGGCCGCAGACACGCCGGACACTGCCAGCAGGCCGCAGACACGCCGGACACTGCCAGCAGGCCGCAGACACGCCGGACACTGCCAGCAGGCCGCAGACACGCCGGACACTGCCAGCAGGCCGCAGACACGCCGGACACTGCCAGCAGGCCGCAGACACGCCGGACACTGCCAGCAGGCCGCAGACACGCCGGACACTGCCAGCAGGCCGCAGACACGCCGGACACTGCCAGCAGGCCGCAGACACGCCGGACACTGCCAGCAGGCCGCAGACACGCCGGACACTGCCAGCAGGCCGCAGACACGCCGGACACTGCCAGCAGGCCGCAGACACGCCGGACACTGCCAGCAGGCCGCAGACACGCCGGACACTGCCAGCAGGCCGCAGACACGCCGGACACTGCCAGCAGGCCGCAGACACGCCGGACACTGCCAGCAGGCCGCTTACACGCCGGACACTGCCAGCAGGCCGCTTACACGCCGGACACTGCCAGCAGGCCGCTTACACGCCGGACACTGCCAGCAGGCCGCAGACACGCCGGACACTGCCAGCAGGCCGCAGACACGCCGGACACTGCCAGCAGGCCGCAGACACGCCGGACACTGCCAGCAGGCCGCTGACACGCCGGACACTGCCAGCAGGCCGCTGACACGCCGGACACTGCCAGCAGGCCGCAGACACGCCGTACACTGCCAGCAGGCCGCAGACACGCCGTACACTGCCAGCAGGCCGCAGACACGCCGGACACTGCCAGCAGGCCGCAGACACGCCGGACACTGCCAGCAGGCCGCAGACACGCCGGACACTGCCAGCAGGCCGCTTACACGCCGGACACTGCCAGCAGGCCGCAGACACGCCGGACACTGCCAGCAGGCCGCTTACACGCCGGACACTGCCAGCAGGCCGCAGACACGCCGGACACTGCCAGCAGGCCGCAGACACGCCGGACACTGCCAGCAGGCCGCAGACACGCCGGACACTGCCAGCAGGCCGCAGACACGCCGGACACTGCCAGCAAGCCGCTTACACGCCGGACACTGCCAGCAGGCCGCAGACACGCCGGACACTGCCAGCAGGCCGCAGCCACGCCGGACACTGCCAGCAGGCCGCAGCCACGCCGGACACTGCCAGCAGGCCGCAGACACGCCGGACACTGCCAGCAGGCCGCAGACACGCCGGACACTGCCAGCAGGCCGCAGACACGCCGGACACTGCCAGCAGGCCGCAGACACGCCGGACACTGCCAGCAGGCCGCAGACACGCCGGACACTGCCAGCAGGCCGCAGACACGCCGGACACTGCCAGCAGGCCGCAGACACGCCGGACACTGCCAGCAGGCCGCAGACACGCCGGACACTGCCAGCAGGCCGCAGACACGCCGGACACTGCCAGCAGGCCGCAGACACGCCGGACACTGCCAGCAGGCCGCAGACACGCCGGACACTGCCAGCAGGCCGCAGACACGCCGGACACTGCCAGCAGGCCGCAGACACGCCGGACACTGCCAGCAGGCCGCAGACACGCCGGACACTGCCAGCAGGCCGCAGACACGCCGGACACTGCCAGCAGGCCGCAGACACGCCGGACACTGCCAGCAGGCCGCAGACACGCCGGACACTGCCAGCAGGCCGCAGACACGCCGGACACTGCCAGCAGGCCGCAGACACGCCGGACACTGCCAGCAGGCCGCAGACACGCCGGACACTGCCAGCAGGCCGCAGACACGCCGGACACTGCCAGCAGGCCGCAGACACGCCGGACACTGCCAGCAGGCCGCAGACACGCCGGACACTGCCAGCAGGCCGCAGACACGCCGGACACTGCCAGCAGGCCGCAGACACGCCGGACACTGCCAGCAGGCCGCAGACACGCCGGACACTGCCAGCAGGCCGCAGACACGCCGGACACTGCCAGCAGGCCGCAGACACGCCGGACACTGCCAGCAGGCCGCAGACACGCCGGACACTGCCAGCAGGCCGCAGACACCCCGGACACTGCCAGCAGGCCGCAGACACCCCGGACACTGCCAGCAGGCCGCAGACAAGCCAGTCAAGCCAGACACCGCCGCCTTAA